Proteins encoded within one genomic window of bacterium:
- a CDS encoding MBL fold metallo-hydrolase, with amino-acid sequence MKFKWYGHSAFGITTADGVHICTDPYVPGSYDGAIGYGAIGDACDVVLQSHDHDDHAGAGELTGTPVVIRGPGEHKAKGITFVGTHTYHDESRGSERGENTVFTFEADGIKVAFLGDLGHVLTDEQLEVIGPVDVLLTPVGGFFTIDAAAATKVAEQLQAKVVIPMHYKTDACGFPLATVDDFVAGKANVERAGAAEVEITAADMANPRVIVLDYVK; translated from the coding sequence ATGAAATTTAAATGGTACGGACACTCGGCTTTCGGCATCACCACCGCCGACGGCGTGCATATTTGCACCGACCCGTACGTTCCGGGCTCGTACGACGGCGCCATCGGCTACGGCGCCATCGGCGACGCGTGCGACGTCGTGTTGCAGTCCCACGACCACGATGACCACGCCGGCGCGGGCGAACTTACGGGTACGCCCGTCGTGATCCGGGGCCCGGGCGAGCACAAGGCCAAGGGGATAACGTTCGTCGGGACGCATACCTACCACGACGAGAGCCGGGGGAGCGAACGTGGCGAGAACACCGTCTTCACGTTCGAGGCGGACGGTATCAAAGTCGCTTTTCTGGGCGACCTGGGCCACGTGCTCACCGACGAGCAGCTCGAGGTCATCGGACCGGTGGACGTTCTCCTCACGCCGGTGGGCGGCTTCTTCACCATCGACGCCGCGGCGGCGACCAAGGTGGCCGAGCAACTTCAGGCCAAAGTCGTTATCCCGATGCACTACAAGACGGACGCCTGCGGCTTCCCGCTGGCGACGGTGGACGACTTCGTGGCCGGGAAGGCGAACGTGGAGCGCGCCGGCGCCGCGGAGGTCGAGATAACGGCGGCGGACATGGCGAACCCGCGCGTTATCGTTTTGGATTACGTAAAATAG